A region of the Wenzhouxiangella sp. XN201 genome:
TGTCTATTGGTCGGAGGTTCGAATCGGAACTCCGGATACGAAAAAGCCCCGTCCGGGGACAGGGCCTCTTCTCTGTTTGGCGCGCCCGGAAGGATTCGAACCTCCGACCGCCTGGTTCGTAGCCAGGTACTCTATCCAGCTGAGCTACGGGCGCTTTGTGAAGCCGGGCATTATCGGGAACGGGCTTCGATGTGTCAAGTCTGGTTCGCGAGAATCGCTATTGTGGCAGTATGGTGATAGGGGGCTTGGGTTACCGATCAGCAGCAATGCGCAAGAAGCTGCGTTTTTGATCTGGCTCAATAGGTGTATTTTTGGCGCACCTAATATGCCGTCAGGCCAAGCGCCAATAAACCCAACTGGAGGGCAGACACCATGAAAAGACCGCTATACACCATTCACTGGCTCGGGGCGATAGGCCTGTCCCTGGCAGTGACCACGGCGTGCGGAGCCGATACCTCGCAATCATCGTCCGCGCAAAAGGACACCGAAGTGCATTCCGCCGAGGTTGCCAAGGCCGCAGCGGGCGACATGGAAGCCGGTGAAAAGGCCTACAAGACGCACTGCCAGGCCTGCCATCAGGCCGATGGCTCCGGTCTGCCGGGCGCCTTTCCGCCGCTGGCCGGCAACCCGAATCTCGAAGGCAATGCCGACATGGTCATCGAGAACGTACTTTCCGGGCGCTCGGGCAAGATCGATGTCGGCGGCGTGACCTACGACGGCGTGATGCCGCCGATGAGCTACCTCAGCGACCAGGATGTCGCCAATGTCGTCACCTTCGTGATGAACTCCTGGGGCAACGACGAGGCCACCATCAGCACCGATCAGGTCGCCGACAAGCGGGCCGAACTCGGACTGACCGACCGGGCCGAGGGCGAACGCCATCCCGGGGCTTCCGAAGGTGAAATGGCTTACCGCGGCGCACCCTCGCCCGTTGAGGGCGGCAAGCAGGTGGTCTCCCCCGGCGCGCCGAGCATGACCGAGGTCGAGTTCGAGCGCTCGCAACAGATCTACTTCGAACGCTGCGCCGGCTGTCACGGCGTACTCAGGAAGGGCGCGACCGGCAAGCCGCTGACCACCGACATCACCCAGGAAAAGGGCACCGATTACCTCAAGGCGCTGATCAACTTCGGCTCGCCGGCAGGCATGCCCAACTGGGGCACGTCGGGCGAGCTCACCGACGCGGAAATCGACATGCTGGCGCGCTTCCTGCAACACGATCCGCCGCAGCCGCCGGAATGGGGCATGCCGGAGATGATGGATTCCTGGACCGTCCACGTGGCGCCGGAAGACCGGCCGGAGTCACCCCAGCACGACTACGACGTCGACAATTTCTTCGCAGTGACCCTGCGAGATGCCGGGGAAGTGGCCATCATCGACGGTGACAGCAAGGAAGTGGTCAGCTACGTACCGACCGGCTACGCCGTGCACATCTCGCGCGCCTCGAGCTCGGGCCGCTACTTCGCCACCATTGGACGCGACGCCAAGGTTGACCTGATCGACCTCTACATGGATCCGCCGCAGGTGGTTGCCGAAATCAAGATCGGCATGGAAGCCCGCTCGGTCGAGAACTCCCGTTACAAGGGTTACGAAGACAAGATCGCCATCGCCGGGGCCTACTGGCCTCCGCACTACGTGCTGATGGATGGCCAGACGCTCGAGCCGAAGAAAATCGTGTCGACCCGCGGTATGACCGTCGATACGCAGGAATATCATCCGGAGCCGCGCGTGGCCGCCATCGTCGGTTCGCACCAGCACCCGGAGTTCATCGTCAACGTCAAGGAAACTGGCCAGATCCTGCTGGTCAACTACGAGAACATCGACAGCCTGCAGGTCACCACGATCGGTGCAGCACCCTTCCTGCACGATGGTGGCTGGGACGCCAGCGGACGCTACTTCCTGACCGCAGCCAACGAGTCCGACAAGATTGCAGTGGTCGACGCCAAGGATCGTGAACTGGAAGCCCTGGTCGATGTCGAGCGCATTCCGCATCCGGGCCGCGGCGCCAACTTCGTTCATCCCGAGTACGGACCGGTGTGGGTCACCAGTGCGCTGGGCAATGCCGACGTCACCCTGATCGGTACCGATCCGGACAATCACCCGGACCAGGCCTTCAAGGCCGTGCAAGTCCTCCAGGGCCAGGGCGGCGGATCGCTGTTCGTCAAGACGCACCCGGAATCGACCAACCTGTGGGTCGACACCCCGCTACACCCGGACGAGGAAAAAGCCCAGACCATCGCGGTGTTCGACATCAACGACCTGGATGCCGGCTATGAAGTCCTGCCGATCGCCGAATGGGCCGATCTCGGTCCCGGACCGAAGCGCGTCGTCCAGCCCGAGTACAACAAGGCCGGAGACGAAGTCTGGTTCTCGGTCTGGTCGGGGATGGAAGAGGAATCGGCCATCGTCATCGTCGACGACAAGACGCGTGAACTCAAGCACGTGATCAAGGGCGAGAAAATCATCACGCCCACCGGCAAGTTCAACAATTACAACACCCGCAACGAGATCTACTGATCGGGCGCGGAAGTTCAACTCTAAAGCTTAACAGCGCCCCGGAATTCCGGGGCGCTCTTCATTGAGCCCCCAATACATGTATAGAAACAGCCTGATTTGCCTCACCATGATGTTGTCTTCCACGCTCGGCGCCCAAGCTGTCGATGAGGGCGATGAGCAGGAAAGTGACCGCGAGATCGATCGCATCACGGTTGTCGCCCACCGCCAGCCCAGGCAGGTTTCCGAGGTGGCGGGTACCGTCACGGTCATCGACGAGGAACGCCTGGCTCGCGATATGGTGGTAGACGCCGCCGACCTGGTGCGCTACGAACCCGGAGTCGCAATCGACGGCGGCGGAACGCGGTTTGGCTTCAACGGCTTCCGCATTCGCGGCATCGGCGGCAACCGCGCCGCTGTCGTGATCGATAACGTGCCAGTGGCCGACCAGTTCAGCGTTGGCAGCTTTGCCGATACCGGGCGCGGGTTACTCGAACTGGGTCTGACCCAGCGCGTGGAAATCCTGCGCGGCCCGGCCTCGACGCTGTACGGCTCGAAAGCGCTGGGCGGCGTGGTCGCGATCTCGACCCTGGACGCCGACGACATTATCGACAGCGGTCGGCACGGCACACGTGTCGGCCTACGCGCCGCCACCGACAGCGACCGGGCGCGTCTGATGGCTGCCCGGGCATTCCGCAAGGGCGATTTCGATTTTCTGATTGCCGGCGCCGCGCAGCACGGCTCGGAAACCGAAGTGGCCGATCGTCCCGAAGCGACACCGCTGGACAGGCTCGAACGTGACCATCATGCAATCCTTCTCCGAAGCGGCCTGGAAACCGGGCTGGGACGGGTCCGGCTGACTCTCGATGGTATGCGGGAAACCCGGGACGCCGATATTCGCGCCATGATCGGCAGCGGCCGGCTCGCATTCACCGAGAAACTGCTCGGTAACGACCGCCGGCACCAGTGGCGAGTACTGCTCGATCAGGACCTGGCCGCGTTCGGTCCGGTCAGCCGCGGCCACTGGCGGCTGTGGCACCAGTTGACCGACGTGGTCCAGGAAACCGACGATCGGCGACCCAGTGCGCCCACGCCGGTCGAGGTTTTCCGGCGCTTCGAGTTCCAGCAGGAAACGACGGGACTGGGCACCGACCTGGAGTCCGGGTTCCGGGCGCTGGGTCTAGCGCACCGGCTGGGTTACGGCTTCGAATTCAGCCGTTCGGAAGTCCGGGAAAAGCGAGACGGATTGCAGACCAACCTCACCACCGGCGAAACCACCAAGACCATCATCGGCGAAACTCTGCCGCTGCGCGATTTCCCGAGCACTCGTGTGGACGAGCTCGGCATTTACCTGCACGACGAAATCCGGCTCTGGCCGGGCGGGCCCACGCTCAGCCCGGGCATTCGCTATGAATTCTATGACCTGTCGCTGCTCGACGATCCTCTGTTCGAAGCATCCTTCCCCGATGCGGACACGACTGAGCTGAGCAACAGCAGCTGGCTCCCCAAGCTGGGACTGGTCTGGCCGATGGGCGATTCGACGGAATTCTTCGCGCAATATGCGCGCGGCCTTCGGGCCCCGCCGTTCGGCGATGTCAATATCGGGCTGGAGTTGCCGCAGTTCCGGGTAAAGGCCATTGCCAATCCGGACCTCGAACCCGAGAAAGGTCGCACCGTGGAAGCTGGCCTGCGCTGGCGTGGTACGGCGTCCCGGGCCGAAGTCACGCTGTATCGCAATGACTACCGCAACTTCATCCAGACCCGTGCGCCGCTGGGCTTCGACCCGGCCAGCGGATTCCTCCTGTTCCAGTCGATCAATCGCGACCGTGTACGCATCGAGGGCGGCGAACTCAGGCTGCAGCAGCATTTAGGCGGCGGCTTCACGGCGGAACTGTCCGGCGAGTGGTCGCGCGGACAGGATCGCGACACCGGCCGCAACCTGCCCGGAATCTCGCCGCCGGCAGCGATCGGCGAGCTGTCCTGGCTGTCGGCTTCGGCCACGCTCGAGACGCGTCTGGTCGC
Encoded here:
- a CDS encoding cytochrome D1 domain-containing protein, with amino-acid sequence MKRPLYTIHWLGAIGLSLAVTTACGADTSQSSSAQKDTEVHSAEVAKAAAGDMEAGEKAYKTHCQACHQADGSGLPGAFPPLAGNPNLEGNADMVIENVLSGRSGKIDVGGVTYDGVMPPMSYLSDQDVANVVTFVMNSWGNDEATISTDQVADKRAELGLTDRAEGERHPGASEGEMAYRGAPSPVEGGKQVVSPGAPSMTEVEFERSQQIYFERCAGCHGVLRKGATGKPLTTDITQEKGTDYLKALINFGSPAGMPNWGTSGELTDAEIDMLARFLQHDPPQPPEWGMPEMMDSWTVHVAPEDRPESPQHDYDVDNFFAVTLRDAGEVAIIDGDSKEVVSYVPTGYAVHISRASSSGRYFATIGRDAKVDLIDLYMDPPQVVAEIKIGMEARSVENSRYKGYEDKIAIAGAYWPPHYVLMDGQTLEPKKIVSTRGMTVDTQEYHPEPRVAAIVGSHQHPEFIVNVKETGQILLVNYENIDSLQVTTIGAAPFLHDGGWDASGRYFLTAANESDKIAVVDAKDRELEALVDVERIPHPGRGANFVHPEYGPVWVTSALGNADVTLIGTDPDNHPDQAFKAVQVLQGQGGGSLFVKTHPESTNLWVDTPLHPDEEKAQTIAVFDINDLDAGYEVLPIAEWADLGPGPKRVVQPEYNKAGDEVWFSVWSGMEEESAIVIVDDKTRELKHVIKGEKIITPTGKFNNYNTRNEIY
- a CDS encoding TonB-dependent receptor; translated protein: MMLSSTLGAQAVDEGDEQESDREIDRITVVAHRQPRQVSEVAGTVTVIDEERLARDMVVDAADLVRYEPGVAIDGGGTRFGFNGFRIRGIGGNRAAVVIDNVPVADQFSVGSFADTGRGLLELGLTQRVEILRGPASTLYGSKALGGVVAISTLDADDIIDSGRHGTRVGLRAATDSDRARLMAARAFRKGDFDFLIAGAAQHGSETEVADRPEATPLDRLERDHHAILLRSGLETGLGRVRLTLDGMRETRDADIRAMIGSGRLAFTEKLLGNDRRHQWRVLLDQDLAAFGPVSRGHWRLWHQLTDVVQETDDRRPSAPTPVEVFRRFEFQQETTGLGTDLESGFRALGLAHRLGYGFEFSRSEVREKRDGLQTNLTTGETTKTIIGETLPLRDFPSTRVDELGIYLHDEIRLWPGGPTLSPGIRYEFYDLSLLDDPLFEASFPDADTTELSNSSWLPKLGLVWPMGDSTEFFAQYARGLRAPPFGDVNIGLELPQFRVKAIANPDLEPEKGRTVEAGLRWRGTASRAEVTLYRNDYRNFIQTRAPLGFDPASGFLLFQSINRDRVRIEGGELRLQQHLGGGFTAELSGEWSRGQDRDTGRNLPGISPPAAIGELSWLSASATLETRLVATAVRGQRELLDEQDEALFSAPGYLTVDWLTRWFPRPDLEIGLGLFNLTDRQYWRSGNVIGRTPDDPTLPLLAEPGRWVMASLTWHH